The following are from one region of the Candidatus Dormiibacterota bacterium genome:
- the ribE gene encoding 6,7-dimethyl-8-ribityllumazine synthase, which produces MNVIAGKLDATGMRVAIVVARFNDFVAQRLLEGSVDALVRHGAAEDDITVVWVPGSFEIPLAAQEIADQARVDAIVCLGVVIRGETPHFDFVAGEASRGVGGIGMRARIPTAFGIVTTETLEQAIDRAGGKHGNKGADAALAAVEMVSLLRTLRTAAPKRRVAAG; this is translated from the coding sequence ATGCGGGTCGCCATCGTGGTCGCGCGGTTCAACGACTTCGTCGCCCAGCGCCTGCTGGAGGGCTCGGTCGACGCCCTGGTGCGCCACGGCGCCGCCGAGGACGACATCACCGTGGTCTGGGTGCCGGGGAGCTTCGAGATCCCGCTCGCCGCCCAGGAGATCGCCGACCAGGCCAGGGTCGACGCCATCGTCTGCCTCGGGGTGGTGATCCGCGGGGAGACCCCCCACTTCGACTTCGTCGCCGGCGAGGCCAGCCGGGGGGTGGGCGGCATCGGCATGCGCGCCCGGATCCCCACCGCCTTCGGGATCGTCACCACCGAGACCCTGGAGCAGGCGATCGACCGCGCCGGCGGCAAGCACGGCAACAAGGGCGCCGACGCCGCCCTCGCCGCCGTCGAGATGGTCTCGCTGCTGCGCACCCTGCGGACCGCGGCGCCGAAGCGGCGGGTCGCGGCCGGCTAG